The Capra hircus breed San Clemente chromosome 2, ASM170441v1, whole genome shotgun sequence genome window below encodes:
- the B3GNT7 gene encoding LOW QUALITY PROTEIN: UDP-GlcNAc:betaGal beta-1,3-N-acetylglucosaminyltransferase 7 (The sequence of the model RefSeq protein was modified relative to this genomic sequence to represent the inferred CDS: inserted 1 base in 1 codon) gives MSLWKRTVYKSVCLSLALLVAITVFQRSLTPSQFLQEPPPASLRQQKAQKPSGLLVNPDSFWKSAKEVVTPTPVVSRRPQAWDVNTTNCSANVNLTHQPWFQGLEPHFQQFLLYRHCRYFPMLLNHPEKCSGDVYLLVVXKSIIAQHDRREAIRQTWGREQESAGRGRGAVRTLFLLGKASKPEEQSHYQQLLAYEDRIYGDILQWDFLDSFFNLTLKEIHFLKWLDIYCPDVRFVFKGDDDVFVNPTNLLEFLADRRPQEDLFVGDVLHHARPIRRKDSKYYIPGILYNQNSYPPYAGGGGFLMAGGLAQRLHHSCDTLELYPIDDVFLGMCLEVLGVRPMAHEGFKTFGISRNRNSRMNKEPCFFRSMLVVHKLLPTELMAMWELVHGNLTCSRKLQVL, from the exons ATGTCTCTGTG GAAGAGAACCGTCTACAAGAGCGTGTGCCTGTCCCTGGCCTTGCTCGTGGCCATAACGGTATTCCAGCGCAGTCTGACCCCCAGCCAGTTTCTGCAGGAGCCCCCGCCAGCCTCCCTCAGGCAACAGAAGGCCCAGAAACCCAGCGGACTCTTGGTGAACCCTGACAGCTTCTGGAAGAGCGCGAAGGAGGTGGTCACCCCCACTCCCGTGGTTTCACGGAGGCCCCAGGCCTGGGACGTGAACACCACTAACTGCTCGGCCAATGTGAACTTAACCCACCAACCCTGGTTCCAGGGCCTGGAGCCACACTTCCAGCAGTTTTTATTATACCGCCACTGCCGCTACTTTCCCATGCTGCTCAACCATCCGGAGAAGTGCAGCGGCGATGTGTACCTGCTGGTGG TCAAGTCCATCATCGCGCAGCATGACCGCCGCGAGGCCATCCGCCAGACCTGGGGCCGCGAGCAGGAGTCAGCGGGCAGGGGCCGTGGCGCGGTGCGCACTCTCTTCCTGCTGGGCAAGGCCTCCAAGCCAGAGGAGCAGTCCCACTACCAGCAGCTGCTAGCCTACGAGGACCGCATCTACGGGGACATTCTGCAATGGGACTTCCTTGACAGCTTCTTCAACCTGACCCTCAAGGAGATCCACTTCCTCAAGTGGCTTGACATCTACTGCCCTGACGTCCGCTTTGTCTTCAAGGGTGATGACGATGTCTTCGTCAACCCCACCAACCTGCTGGAATTTCTGGCCGACCGGCGGCCCCAGGAGGATCTGTTTGTGGGTGACGTTCTGCATCACGCCCGGCCCATCCGCCGGAAGGATAGCAAGTACTACATTCCCGGGATCTTGTACAACCAGAACAGTTACCCGCCCTATGCAGGTGGAGGGGGCTTCCTTATGGCCGGGGGACTGGCCCAGCGCCTGCACCACAGCTGCGATACCCTGGAGCTTTACCCCATCGACGATGTCTTCCTGGGCATGTGTCTGGAGGTGCTGGGCGTGCGGCCCATGGCCCACGAGGGCTTCAAGACTTTCGGCATCTCCAGGAATCGCAACAGCCGCATGAACAAGGAACCCTGCTTCTTCCGCTCCATGCTTGTTGTGCACAAGCTGCTGCCCACCGAGCTGATGGCCATGTGGGAGCTGGTGCATGGCAACCTCACCTGCTCCCGCAAGCTCCAGGTGCTCTGA